The segment TCAATGTCTATTTTTGCTGTGGTTTGGAAGTCTGTTCAGGGCCAATATGTTCTATAGTTTGTTGCATACAGTTGCTAAAATCAAGAGAAGCCCACAGTTGTAGCTCCCCCTACTGATGAAAAAGAAAGACTGCATTTGGCACAAACAACGACATGGAAACATGGCAGATGTTGCCATGCCTTCTGATATGCATTCATAAAATGAAGGCTTACTGGTTTGGTCTGACTGTGGTTACATTAAGCATCCACTGCGGTGTTATTGCTTTGCTACCGTGAGGACGAATCAACACAGGCTGTGGTCTTTAAATGCCCTTTTTGCTATTCCCAGAAAGCTTTGGCAGCGTTACATTACTAACTAGACCACTTATCACCATGCACGTGATGACCACTCTGTAATTGATGAGAAAGTCTCCTCTTCTGCTCGCTCCTGCTTCGAGCTTTTCCGGTAACCCTCTCCGAGCGGCCCCGAAATATGACACCCCTTCACCATGGAAACAAAACAACTGCAATTACCCAAACATGGTCAACGGAAGTGAAACGTGAATGACAAGTGCGTCCTGACGTCAGGCGTGGCACGCACTGCGCCGCTGTAGATGATTCGGATTCCCTTGACCGTGACAATAGTGGAGCTGAGAAAGAGCTATGAATAAATAATGAACCTGCTGCTTCGGCTGCTCCCACTCATTTTAAACACGATTCAATCCCCGGTGGTTTTACTTTATGTAACACTGAATCCAAAAATAGATTCACTGACATCTTTATGGACACAGCTGAATTTATTAATGTTCCTCAGTTCTATGTTGACCGTCTTTTTGACGCAATGAAGTAGCCTAAATTCTATCATTGAATTGAAATCTGTTTTATGAGCAGATGGAAATTAAACAGTGATCATATAAATGTATGCTCAGGATCAATTGTTTTGCTCTTGGCTTATAAACTGAGCTCATTCTCGACCTTGGAAATGTCACAAAGCAGCCAGGTCCATTAAGTAGCTGTTCTGGAGCTATTGAGAATATTTCTCAATGTAATTTGCTTAATAAATTCAATGTATGTTCCTATTTCCCTATTTTTCTCTAGTACTTTTTTTTAGATTTTCTTGTAAGCTTAAAAAGTCGAGGTTCAAAATAATAAATTGAGTCAAGAAAGCATTTCACTAAGGTCCATTAAGAACCAGTTTCTTTGAACGTTTAATCATAGACCATGCATTTATCATCAGATTATGAGACAAGTTGATCACAATTTTAGACATTTTAAAGACAAGAAACCCTTTAAATGCTCTGGAAAAACACTTTAAACATCTACAATTGAATGACTGCTACCTTAAACTGCATGAATTATAACAAAAGCAGGATATTGGTCTTGGTATATTTTAATTCCAGCGTTATACAATTTTTGCATCTGATCATATTTGataagtaaaaaaataaactaTGTCATAAAATACATCTCGATAAAATACATGAAGTGATCTTtttttaatggaaaaacttgaAAGGAAATATCATGTTAGGGGACACCTTACAGAAAGATGTGACACCTTCACACTACACATTAGTAAGCCTGCTATTTCACTTGTTACAACACAACTTTTTCAACAGCATTACACATACATTAGTCTATTAAACATGATCTAACTCCACATCACATTTAGAAACACAAGATACCACCTCTTCTTGGATTACAGATGATTTATATTTGCATGCATTTTTGTCGCCAGCGCAAAGTCTCACTACAGAGAATTGCACCAGCAGTATGGAGGAAGTCAACCCTGTTACAGTCACATTAAACATGTCATGTACACAACCTCTGATGTTCAGTTTTACACAACATCAAAACTCACACTACAAAACATTGTTTTTCGAGGGAGATATCATAGCTTGCTGGCTGGTTAGAACTTTGCATAATTAGTTTTGCATTCACAGGGCCAGAAGTGTCGGAGAGTTAAGACTATCTTTCATCGACTCAGACGCACTGCCTTTGAGGCTCTCGAAGCCCTCGGCGAAGGAATCAATCTCAGAGTAATTAAACGAGAACACTGAGCGGTAATTGCTACAAGTGGGACTGGAAGACATGACTGGAGAGCTCAAAGTTTCAAGGTCATTGGCCACAGACTTGTACAGCGTTTCCCAGTCTGAGAGGCCGAAGGGCCCGTTCAGGTCAATGTCAGGGACGGATGCAGCCATCTCTATAGTCTCTGCCATCTCCAGACTGGGCACCAAGTCATCCAAGTCATCTCCTCTTAAATCCTCCAAATCCTCCTCCTCTGCACTCGAACACAGCAGGATGTTGGAGTTCCCCAAAATGGCTGCAGCAGGGATGCAAGGGACACTGTCCATGTCTTGGCCAATAGATGCTTCTTCTACGGCTGCAGTGCTCTCTGGGCTTTTTTCATCCTCTAAGATGGACAGGAACTGTGGGGAAGCCGGAGGATCCTGCAGCATTGTGTCAACATCATCTTCATTATCTTTCTCCTCATCATCTTCATCGTCATTGTCATTTGCAGGGAGCTTGCAGGATGGTTGGTGGGAGATCAAGACTTGCTCCAGTCTCCCCTTCTCCTTCATCAGCTCTGCTATCTCCGTCTGGAGGGCAGACTTCTCGTCTTCGAGATTGTCCGTTTCCTGAGGTGAGGAGCAACAAATCAGAAGAATTAGTTGTCATGGCTTCTGCCTTTGGTTGCTCTTTTTTCATCCCTGCCTAATGACTACATGCAGTGCTGTATGTCCTCAGCTTGTGTGCAGATGTGCTCTATATGATGGCATAAAACAGCATACTTACAGCTTGCAGAGTGTCTATCAGCTCCCTCCGTCTGTTACGACACTTTGCTGCAGCAATTTTGTTCCTCTCCCTCCTGATCCTcctcctttcctcctcctctttggACGCCTGAAATCAATGAGAAATAGCCTATTAATCGACATCCTGCTGCTGAGGTTTGCCATATCAGCAGTTGGCTCTCCAGCACCATTTCACTTGCCaaaaagaggaagaaaaaaGATGTTCGCTGCAGTGTATGCTGGGAATACTGATCTGCTCGGTGCAGCCGCTGCTCCAGTTCAGGCGTTAAAATGCTGCACCACTGGCACGGTCTAGTCGAACACGTGAACGCGCAGTTTTATGCAATTTCCCATCCCATTCATAAACAGCGCTGTGTGCTCGTTACTCCAAAAGTGATCACTCGCTGCACCAATTAGACTTTATCCAATCACCTCATGTGCTATTCCCGCAGTAATGCATTTGCACTCTCACTACGTTTTAACAgtgaaacaaattaaaacatgtttttcctaTTTTacgttatttaaaaaatatcgcGATATACATGTTTCATATTAAATGCTGTCAGGGGAGAGGAGGGATATGACACGGATTATTTTACTGACTGTTTGGTTGATTTATTGGCTAACCTGTAATCTCTGAAACTCACATTTCAGTAGCCCCTCCCCCTGCTTTCTTGCATACCTTGTCTTTCAGCCCTTTCCTTTTGGAGGGCTTTGTCTTTTTTGCACCTGCCGGGGAAGACGACTTGGACGAGCCGTGAGATTTGGTCTTTGCTCGGCCGGCCGCCGATGGGGAGACAGATGTGATGACTGTCGGCTGCACCATCCACATGAGACCCGGCGAGGTTGAGATTGCAGTCACAGTCGGAACAAAGGAGTCTGCTCCGCTGGTCTCCGTATCCTGGAAAAACCCACACCAGAAAGGCATATGCATGCAGTCAAACACTAATTTAGCTTATCTGATGAGTGAGGAACCACGCTCGTGGCTGACCTTTAGATGTGTCTAAATGGTACATCAATCATTTGGCAAAGAGATGCCAAAACAtaaaatctatctatctatcaaaaTCAGATGCATGACTTGTCGTCACGTCCTAATCACTCGCTttcttcatcaccatcatcactcAAATGAAAGGTCACGAACAAAACGTGTCTTTTCAAAGTAAACATATTACAAACAATTCCCTTCAAATAAGAATACACATTCGTGGGGTGTCTTTGCAGATATCCTATAGGCCTATAGAAAATATAGATTGACTGTCTACAGAATCGTTTTCAGCACGGGACAGAAAAAGGCTGTGAAATGTTCTTGAATATGTGTAAACATCCTGTACCTTAACGACTTTTGCAACCTAAATTAGCCGTATCCCTATTCATGAATGATCCTGCAAGATGAGTGAGGATACAAACAATGTGAATGATCAGATCCGCGTCTATACCTTTGCGCTGTCCACTGATGATGAAAGCGAGTCAGGAGGATGCTGGCTGCACCCAGGGGTGTCCCCGCCAGGCGATGCTGTGCTACAGCTGGACGATGAGTCGAACTCAGTGTTGGAGTCTGGATGCATGTTCTCGTCTAATAATCACAAAGATAGATTAGTATATCTGATCTAAGTAGAAAACAGTCGTCTTAAGCCCTAACTGTATCCCATTTGCCACGTTCATAAATGGTGTGCAGATAGTGGAGAGGCCCTGCCTTTTATAGTGAGCTGGAATTTTATGAATGAAATCTGTGTGGTGAGACCGAACCATCGCACAGAGGGAGAGGTAGGAGAATATGAAAAAAAGCGAGCAGATGTTTTTACAATTGAACAATTAAATCCGTGGAATGTCTGAACAACAACTTCAGCAGCCCTTTTATTTTTACTTATTTTATTAAATCGTGTATCAAAAAATATCGAGCCTATATTTAGTGACACCCCCGCCTGCATGAGGTGCCTATCGCCATGAATGAACTAGGCCTACGTCATTTTATTTATGCAGCATCTGCATCATATACATTATGTTCCCATACGTCCACATACACCGTATAATAATCCGATGATGTatggaaacagaactgttcttgcaGGATAAGGGATTGCAATAAAACACAGTTTAAAATATTTGCCTTTATGAGATAAGAACACTTGATACAAAAATGTGCATTATCAAAGGTGTCctatataacacattatttgGAACAATAGTACAAAACCCAGCATGATTAAATTAACACACACATCTTTCAGCACACCAGCTCATTATTTATGAACTGCTAAATGAAGTGGATCCATATATCACACTGCCTGTTTTTTTCTCCACCTGTCTCTGCATATGAATAGAGCTCCAGCAACAGAATTGTCGCTTTAGTGAAGCAGCCAATCGCCGATTGGACCGACCGAGCCATATATGGTGTTTCCGGTATGCAAGGCGCACGGAGAACGCGCAGACGGACGTGTGGCTGTGTGTAgcccactcactcacactcacaaaGAAAGTGAAACAGCGCTAAAAGTCTTGTCATGCATTGTACCTGATACAAGCGTCATTGTGCTACATTTAGGACATGGAGGCGAGGGAAGCCCACTGCACTTGACCCACCGGTTtaatatcaaaaataaatagcacactgcatatttacgcAGAAAATCTATATATGTAGCCTAATGCATTTATAAATACACACCATTAGGTTGTTATTGCAGAGAATGACAACATATTAAACCTCTGTTTTTGTAAATAACTAATTGAGTGGTGGTTGATTTCCTCGCAATGTGCACTGTTTCTTTTCCTAATGCAATTTATCGAAACCAATTGTGTAAACCGTATTCCCGCACATCTATAACAACAGGGATTGTATAGTATGCTATATTTAGATTTCACATGACCTCACAGATCCTCTGAAAGGGATAGTTGGTGAATAGAGGGGGCCTCTCAAAGTTCAGAGACGGGCTGCGCTCCCGGCTGCTTCCCGGCAGTCACAGCCCCCTTTGGGTTCGTTTACCGGTACATCATTAGGTGGTCGGCTTGAGCCCATTCATTCGCCGGCGGCTGAAGACTGGAAAGGGTTCAAAGGTCGGACATGCACGCCAGACACCTCTCGCAGCTCAAAGTCTTGTTTTCATCATTGCAACTTGAGCGTGAATGCGTGAGGGTATTTATAGACTCCGTGACATCAGCGTTAAAAGGTCATGTAAATTAGGCAAATAGATCATTAACTGTGCTACTGGATGATGCCTTTGCTGCCATGTGAGGGAATTTGTCCTCAAATGAAAAGgcacgaataaataaaaatacagtTGGAAAATGTATTGGAGTAACTGAACTCTTTCCCCAATCTTTTTTAATAGCCTACAACTTCACCCATTATTTCCAGATGTGCTTCTGCAATCTTATTCTTTTAATTTGAACACGTTTGGGGATTATTTGTAGCTAGGCTAACCAATCTTTTATTTCTAAAGGCAATACTTCTTATTTCTGAATAACTTAAACATTGTTCTTAAGGTAACACAAAGTCTAGGTCAGCATTGCTAATTGGAAGCTGCTGCTCTTGCCAACCAGTAAAACAAACTACTCCAGCAGTCCTGGAGGTAAACGGGTTGGTCGGAGTCCTCTGTCATTCCGCCGCTGTCTGTCTGAGAGCCTCAACAGTGACAGAGCTCTCACTCTGACGCTGATCTCAGAACCAGGAGCGCTACTACGTGTGTTATGATGAGACACTGCTTAAGAGACGGTTTCTGTTTTACTCTGTTGAGTGAGCCGTCATGACAACACAAACGATCGTTGTTGCTATGCAAAATTAGCACGTCACTGACGCGAATGGGTGGAGCGTTGCTAGGACAACCAGGAATGTTCAACATAACATGAGCGCGGGAAACAAAACTGCTTTAGCCTACATTGATGCACTTGGACTTTGACACAATTAAACCAAAACACATTATCAACACTTTGTACCTTTTATTATGTTAACACTAATTCAAACTTTCTCTTACAACTCAGCCAGCAACTGAGGGACATCGTAAGTCTCTTTTATTTATAATGCATCTTTCACTGacacaaagtgcttcacatTCAATACCATTAAATTCAATGAATCAAACAAAGATACAACCCCAATAGGACAAATAAGAATACAAAGAAAGAGGAAAACATAATGCAAATGTTGTGTATATATTAATATTGTGGCCAGAGCTTATGTCTGCTCATTCTTTACTTTCTATAAATGCTTAGTCAACAGTAATATTAACTGCAGAATATTGCTCACTAAGAAAACTGAACTCAATGCCCTACCTATTTATTAAGAGCTACAGGAAAATCAGTTGTGAAGAGTAGGCTAATTAAGTTAAACACTTAATTTGAAGAGCAATACAGTCAAAATATTTGCTCCATGCCTAGTGGCATTTAGTGATTCATATAGCCTAGGTATAGCTCATTATGTAAATCATGAGGATTCCCTTTACCACATGTTGTAGGGAAGACCTTTATGATCACGCCTGTAACGAAATCGTTGAGAAAGGTAAACTGCTGTTGTGGAAAAGTACACACACCAAACCAGTTATCAGCTTGCTCTGCTGCCAAACACACCCTTGAGAGGATTGCACGCACAATGTACAAGCGGGCAGAGCACACGCAATCACCCCTGCTCTGACATGTTCGTATGATGTTCCTGCCATTTCGTTTAGATAGCCTAGTTGTTTTGAATTTGATTCAAATTACGCATGAGTCTTACCCTAAAAAATAAGGAGAGTTATAGACATACTTAACtagtgttgtgtttttggcaaagTGGTCTAAGCATTCCATCTAAGAATTGACATCCTTTCACATCTTAGTTTTAATTTTTTGTTTCGTGACGGTGATGTAGAGTATACATTCTTGGACTACAGCTTTTAGTTTTGGTATCTCTTTGCATAGATCCAAATATGCTGTTTCACcattgcatgctgggatttctGCGTAATTTGGTTTGGTTCATGCCTTTGAGTTATACAAATGCATTTAAGGCTATTTTAAGAgacgtttaaaaaaaagaactgCTGCTCTGCTATAGAGGCtattttaataattataataacaaaATGTTCATATTGAATGTTAAAAAACACCAGCCGTTTTTTAATGCGTTTGTTTGACAAATATAAATGTTCGAATGAATATTTGATGAACTTTGCTGTGTAGGATGTCTACATTTGTTCTTTGGTTTTCACAACAGCCGCTGTGTTTGTTGTCTTACATAACGTCATGTCGCTGTCCGCCAATCTCACATGGTGTAGCCCACTTCCCATCAGGACCCGCCCCTTTATTACAGGATGCACCATATATGGGAAATGACGTAGCGGGGATCCCTGGAATATTCCATTTCTCGAGACTGAGTTTAACAAATATTTCTAAATGTTACGTTTCAACTTCAAACAAATCACTGATATACGTTGTATAATCACGTGTTAGTGTTTTAAAAACAATGTTTAAGAAATATATGGCTTTATTTTAGCgttgttatgtgtgtgttcgtgtgtttttttccctcccggTGTCAAGTAAATAGCGCGCCCCTTTGCCTACGTCATCAGCCCTTCCTTCTGCCTTCTCAAGCTATAAAAAGCTCCGAGTTCTCACAGTTGGCATTCAAACTTTCAGTAGCAGAACAACGAGAGGAGCAATACATATCAGGAACAGCAAGTGAAGAGATTTTCTCAAACCTACAGAGGGATTTCCTCAAGTTCACATTTATTTGGATCTTCCTACCTGTTTTTTTTGGTAAAGATGATGTTTACCACTTTCAACACGGAGTGCGAttcctcctcccgctgcagcaccGCTTCCCCATCCGGGGACACCGCGGGATATTATCCCTCCCCGGCAGGATCTTACTCCAGCATGGGATCTCCCCAGTCTCAGGTATGTCCAGTTCATGTTTATTCAACTTTTATTACAATGTAGCCTATTTGTTTGAATGCAAGTTAGACAAATACAACTCATCATAGCTCACTACATTATTCTCATAAAACTGTAAGTTTAACCTAATGAACACAAGCCTATTTAAAAATTAAGATAGCCAATGACGTTGTGCTTGAAATAGCCCATTGACCTGCACTGCACACAGTGCAAGATGGGTTTCATTCATCCACCTGGAACGTCATGGTTGACATCATATGGATATTTTTAAACCACACAGCTTTTTATAGACAATCCTGCAACGCTGTATCCCTCCTCCTGAAATTATATCAGATGTACTCATGATCTTCTTTCTCATTGCCTACAGGATTTCACTGACTTGACAGCATCAAGTGCCTCCTTCATCCCCACCGTCACAGCTATTTCGACAAGCCAGGATCTGCAGTGGATGGTCCAGCCTTTGATCTCCTCAGTGGCCCCTTCTCACATACCCCCCCTCTACAGCAGCAGACCCAGCCCTGCATACACCAGACCAGGCATGAGGTCTGCTTCCAGGACTCATACCTCTAACAagagaagaatggaacaggtaATTACCATCTGACCATCACGTGTTACATAACATGTGGGAACTTCTATGTGACACTATATTGATTATCACGAGCTGGAGACTTAACTTTTTTCTTGTGTTCTGTGCAGGTGAACCCTGAGGAGGATGAGAAGAAGAGAGTTCGCAGAGAGAGAAATAAGCAGGCAGCAGCTAAATGCCGCAACAGGAGGAGAGAGCTTACAGACACACTGCAAACTGTAAGTTTGCCATAGATTTACCATCGGTTTACCATCATTCTTCAAAATGTATTTCTTGTCTATGCTTATTGCAGTGTAAACCAGCAGTGAAGCTAATTCCTCTATTTCTCTCTCCTTTGCAGGAAACTGATGAGCTTGAGGATGAGAAATCCCTCCTGCAGAATGATATTGCTAATCTTATGAAGGAAAAGGAAAGGCTTGAGTTCATTCTGGCTGCCCATCAACCCATCTGCAAAATCCCTTCAGACCTGGACTCAGACTTCAATATGGTCTCCATTACTCCTGCTCATCCCTTCCTGTCCACCACAGTGTCCTCCCGGTCAATCGCCATCCCAAAGGCAAACACTATCACTTCCAGCCAGCCCACCttcacctccacctccacctgtaacTCCATCTTCTCCAGCAGCTCCATCCTCTCCACTTCCACCATCTCCAACAGTGCGGTCAAGATGACAGACCTGGACTCCTCTGTCCTGGAGGAGTCTCTGGATCTGCTGGCGAAGACAGAGATGGAGACGGCGCGGTCAGTGCCAGAGGTCGACCTGTCCAACTCCCTCTACACAACTCAGGACTGGGAGCCCCTTCACGCCTCAGCCAACAGCAGTGACTTTGAGTCTCTTTGCACGCCTGTGGTGACCTGCACTCCGGCCTGCACCACCTACACTTCTTCTTTTGTCTTCACCTTCCCAGAGGCGGAGACCTTCTCCACTTGTGGCGTTGCCCACAGGAGAGGAAGCAACAGCAACGACCAGTCCTCCGATTCCCTCAGCTCCCCAACACTGCTGGCCCTTTAAAGACTCTTCCACAAAAAACAATCGTACTTCCTATTGAGCACATCTTCTTGAATTATGTACAGATCCCAGGGCTATGGAATGGACTTAACCAGGAAGCAAATTATTTATGAATTTATTTGCCTTTATCTATACTTGCCTATAACAACAATGTAGCAAGTTAAAAAGCATGTTTCAACTTATATCACCTAGTCGTTTTATGAGTTCATATATGATTTTATGGTGCTATAGATAACAAAACTTGTTGTAGTGTTGATGTGTTTTCAGAGCAATAGTTATTATTGATCCAGTTTCTTTCTGGTTGATGGAATGTGAGAGTAATGTGAACTGTCTGTGAAAAACTTAAAAACTGACATGCTTGTTGTCCATCCATGATAGTCTGAGTGGTCTATCTTGAAGTTTTCTGTGAAAACATTGGTTATAATTTATGAAATTtcaatttatttttttacagagAGAGTaaaaatgaatgttgtttttaaagtaTGTAAATAAAAATAGTGGTATTTAAATTGAACTATCTGTTTGTCACACTTCTTATtatatgcacacacatacattaaCAATTCCCTTGGATTTAGATACATTAACATTGGTATTCAGCACATAATTAAAATCATTTCTAATTTTAGCCTCCATAAGGGATGGCAGTATTTTTCCTGCAGCTCCACTGGCTCTATTTATTGTTCCGTCTGTTGCCAAGGTTAACTATACGTCAGGGCTCCTACGTCACTGCGTTTTttccaattttttttatttgcaagCGCGATGACGTTTTACTTCCGTGCCCAAATATAGCACAACACGAAGAATCGCTGTTGCTGTCTGCTCTGCGAGGAGACTGCAGGCGGGCTTTTTCCACTAAAACACTTAAATACCCGTCTGAGTTTCTCTCTAAAGATAAATTACATTTGATTTTCGGAATAGTGGAACGAGCAAAAACCGACGAGGCGATGCTTCCCTAATCTAAATGTATTCAGTCGTGCTCGATGACAACCGCTGCACACGGTTAAACAACACACTTCGCAAGAGATCGAAAGCAACGTCTCAACCACGATCTGCGTCGCATGCATCCCTGTATGCTGTGATCTCTGATGATTGCAAAAATATCAAATCCCACAGTGAAAGACGCACATTGTGAGTTATAGCACAATGCAAGAAAAGAGTCCCCAGGAATAATTGTGTGAATTTATTTCAGTTGTGTTTTGCAAATGGACATGGCATGCAGACAGCTGGACATTAGGTTAAAGTGTCTGTCTGCTCAAAGTGGTGCTTTATTCAGCCTGTCTTAACTCTTCATTCCCACCAG is part of the Pseudochaenichthys georgianus chromosome 24, fPseGeo1.2, whole genome shotgun sequence genome and harbors:
- the LOC117440361 gene encoding protein c-Fos-like, whose product is MHPDSNTEFDSSSSCSTASPGGDTPGCSQHPPDSLSSSVDSAKDTETSGADSFVPTVTAISTSPGLMWMVQPTVITSVSPSAAGRAKTKSHGSSKSSSPAGAKKTKPSKRKGLKDKASKEEEERRRIRRERNKIAAAKCRNRRRELIDTLQAETDNLEDEKSALQTEIAELMKEKGRLEQVLISHQPSCKLPANDNDDEDDEEKDNEDDVDTMLQDPPASPQFLSILEDEKSPESTAAVEEASIGQDMDSVPCIPAAAILGNSNILLCSSAEEEDLEDLRGDDLDDLVPSLEMAETIEMAASVPDIDLNGPFGLSDWETLYKSVANDLETLSSPVMSSSPTCSNYRSVFSFNYSEIDSFAEGFESLKGSASESMKDSLNSPTLLAL
- the LOC117440362 gene encoding protein c-Fos-like, yielding MMFTTFNTECDSSSRCSTASPSGDTAGYYPSPAGSYSSMGSPQSQDFTDLTASSASFIPTVTAISTSQDLQWMVQPLISSVAPSHIPPLYSSRPSPAYTRPGMRSASRTHTSNKRRMEQVNPEEDEKKRVRRERNKQAAAKCRNRRRELTDTLQTETDELEDEKSLLQNDIANLMKEKERLEFILAAHQPICKIPSDLDSDFNMVSITPAHPFLSTTVSSRSIAIPKANTITSSQPTFTSTSTCNSIFSSSSILSTSTISNSAVKMTDLDSSVLEESLDLLAKTEMETARSVPEVDLSNSLYTTQDWEPLHASANSSDFESLCTPVVTCTPACTTYTSSFVFTFPEAETFSTCGVAHRRGSNSNDQSSDSLSSPTLLAL